From the genome of Hymenobacter cellulosilyticus, one region includes:
- a CDS encoding FAD-dependent oxidoreductase — MPTSYDVVIIGSGQAGNPLATAFAEAGRTVALIEENHLGGSCINYGCSPTKALLAAAERAHQLRTADEYGIRSTEPEVDFPAVIARKDAIVQRSRKGVRANLTEEHQGITVLHGHAAFSAPAPCRCS; from the coding sequence ATGCCTACTTCGTACGATGTTGTAATTATCGGCTCGGGCCAGGCCGGCAACCCACTGGCAACAGCCTTCGCCGAAGCCGGCCGCACCGTGGCTTTGATTGAGGAAAATCATCTGGGCGGCTCCTGCATCAACTACGGCTGCTCGCCCACCAAGGCTCTGCTGGCGGCGGCCGAGCGGGCTCATCAGCTGCGTACTGCCGACGAATACGGTATTCGCAGCACCGAGCCCGAGGTAGACTTTCCAGCCGTTATAGCACGCAAGGATGCCATTGTTCAACGCTCCCGCAAAGGGGTGCGGGCCAACCTGACGGAAGAACACCAAGGCATTACGGTGCTGCACGGCCATGCAGCTTTCAGCGCCCCCGCACCCTGCAGGTGCAGCTAG
- a CDS encoding GNAT family N-acetyltransferase — translation MRILRGSFSKIEPYELLRTIVDERADVAILRLPTSQQHQLSQLNLLPFPTIVADTLVSFDGDLREYPAAPLRNTRLEVHHGTMADRAVLEELVDLSFKDYRTHYNSNPLFDPELVLAGYKEWALSALEPGDKRVCFIFYLDGQAVAYATNEVHETYGEGIIFGARPNIPAKNLYVDLLNYTKQYMQDQGLRRVRATTQVQNHGVQRAWARMGLFPARSYCTVHINALLSQKMAASGIQLPATQ, via the coding sequence ATGCGCATTTTGCGCGGCTCTTTTTCCAAAATTGAGCCGTATGAGTTGCTCCGCACTATTGTGGATGAGCGGGCCGATGTGGCCATTCTGCGCCTGCCTACCAGCCAGCAACATCAATTATCCCAGCTAAACCTGCTTCCGTTTCCAACTATAGTAGCCGATACCCTCGTCTCGTTTGATGGTGACTTGCGCGAGTATCCCGCTGCTCCCCTGCGCAACACGCGCCTGGAGGTGCACCACGGGACTATGGCAGACAGAGCCGTACTAGAGGAACTAGTTGACCTTAGCTTTAAAGATTACCGTACCCATTACAACAGCAACCCCCTGTTTGACCCCGAACTGGTGCTGGCCGGGTATAAAGAGTGGGCCCTCAGCGCCCTAGAGCCCGGCGACAAGCGGGTTTGCTTTATATTTTACCTCGACGGACAAGCTGTGGCGTATGCTACCAACGAGGTGCATGAGACGTATGGCGAGGGAATTATCTTTGGGGCCCGTCCTAATATCCCGGCCAAGAACCTGTACGTCGACCTGCTCAACTATACCAAGCAGTACATGCAGGATCAGGGTCTGCGACGGGTTAGAGCCACTACTCAGGTGCAAAACCACGGTGTGCAACGCGCCTGGGCACGCATGGGCCTGTTTCCGGCCCGCTCCTACTGCACCGTGCACATCAATGCGTTGCTTAGTCAGAAAATGGCAGCTAGCGGGATTCAGCTCCCGGCTACCCAGTAA
- a CDS encoding glycosyltransferase family 2 protein produces the protein MIAAPAPARPSISVVIPVYGCAECLPELHRRLTTALTSFTADYQIILVNDHSPDNSWSLVEGLAAHDPCVLGLSLSRNFGQHAAITAGLDRASGEWVVVMDCDLQDMPEEIPNLYEYARSQGLDVVFGRRADRQDTATKQWGGQAFHRVLGWLGGPRQDPATGNFGIFHQRVVAGLRLLREPTRAFPLQVRWLGFRQGALDVQHAARTHGKSSYRFSQLVRMAFNIILAYSDKPLRLLVKLGTGIVVTTLLGGVVLTTWRWSAGWGTRSWVVAVLLSLWLLGGLMLAGLGLVGLYVGRTFEGVKNRPLYVVREEVGTAAEIS, from the coding sequence ATGATTGCTGCACCAGCCCCTGCTCGGCCTTCCATTTCGGTTGTTATTCCAGTGTATGGCTGTGCCGAGTGCCTACCAGAGCTTCACCGCCGCCTGACTACGGCCTTAACGAGCTTCACGGCTGACTACCAAATTATTCTGGTAAACGACCACAGCCCGGATAATAGCTGGAGCCTGGTCGAGGGGCTGGCGGCCCACGACCCATGCGTGCTGGGCCTTAGTCTGAGCCGCAACTTTGGGCAGCACGCGGCCATTACCGCCGGCCTCGACCGGGCTTCGGGCGAGTGGGTGGTGGTGATGGACTGCGACCTGCAGGACATGCCTGAGGAAATTCCCAACCTGTACGAGTACGCCCGAAGCCAAGGTCTGGATGTTGTATTTGGGCGCCGGGCCGACCGGCAGGATACGGCTACCAAGCAGTGGGGCGGCCAAGCATTTCACCGGGTGCTGGGCTGGCTCGGAGGGCCGCGCCAGGACCCGGCGACGGGCAACTTCGGCATTTTTCATCAGCGAGTGGTGGCGGGGCTGCGGCTACTGCGGGAGCCCACGCGCGCTTTCCCGCTACAGGTGCGCTGGCTGGGGTTTCGGCAAGGCGCCCTCGACGTGCAGCACGCCGCCCGCACCCATGGCAAGAGCAGCTACCGGTTCAGCCAGCTTGTTCGGATGGCATTTAATATAATCCTGGCTTACAGCGACAAACCTCTGCGCCTGCTCGTCAAGTTGGGCACGGGCATCGTGGTTACAACCCTGCTGGGAGGAGTGGTACTAACCACTTGGCGGTGGTCGGCCGGCTGGGGTACCAGATCCTGGGTGGTGGCCGTGCTGCTGAGTTTGTGGCTGCTGGGAGGCCTCATGCTGGCAGGACTGGGCTTGGTGGGGCTTTACGTGGGCCGCACGTTCGAGGGAGTCAAAAACCGGCCGCTTTACGTGGTGCGCGAGGAAGTAGGCACGGCGGCGGAGATTTCCTGA
- the sucD gene encoding succinate--CoA ligase subunit alpha: MSVLVNKDSKVIVQGFTGSEGSFHAQQMIEYGTNVVGGVTPGKGGSTHLDRPVFNTVAEAVEKAGADTSIIFVPPAFAADAIMEAADAGIKVIVTITEGIPTKDMIAVKEYLKGREGLRMIGPNCPGVMTAGECKVGIMPGFIFQKGRVGIVSKSGTLTYEAVDQLTKAGLGQTTAIGIGGDPIIGTTTKEAVELLMNDPETEGIVMIGEIGGGMEAEAARWIKETGNKKPVVGFIAGQTAPPGRRMGHAGAIVGGADDTAAAKMAIMRECGIHVVDSPAEIGDTMLRVLGNK; the protein is encoded by the coding sequence ATGAGCGTTCTGGTCAACAAGGATTCCAAAGTGATTGTGCAGGGTTTTACGGGCTCCGAAGGCTCGTTTCACGCCCAGCAGATGATTGAGTACGGCACCAACGTGGTTGGCGGCGTAACGCCCGGCAAAGGCGGCAGCACCCACCTCGACCGTCCCGTGTTCAACACCGTGGCTGAAGCCGTTGAGAAAGCCGGTGCCGACACCAGCATCATCTTTGTGCCCCCGGCTTTCGCCGCCGACGCCATCATGGAAGCCGCTGATGCCGGCATCAAGGTTATCGTAACCATCACCGAAGGCATTCCGACCAAGGACATGATTGCGGTGAAGGAGTACCTGAAAGGCCGCGAGGGCCTGCGCATGATCGGGCCCAACTGCCCCGGCGTCATGACCGCCGGCGAGTGCAAAGTGGGTATCATGCCCGGCTTTATCTTCCAGAAAGGCCGCGTCGGTATCGTTTCCAAGTCGGGCACGCTGACCTACGAAGCGGTAGACCAGCTGACCAAGGCCGGCCTGGGCCAGACCACGGCCATCGGCATCGGTGGTGACCCCATCATCGGCACGACCACCAAGGAAGCCGTAGAACTGCTCATGAACGACCCCGAGACCGAGGGCATCGTGATGATCGGCGAAATCGGTGGTGGTATGGAAGCTGAGGCTGCCCGCTGGATCAAGGAAACCGGCAACAAGAAGCCCGTCGTTGGCTTCATCGCCGGCCAGACGGCTCCTCCCGGCCGCCGCATGGGCCACGCTGGTGCTATCGTAGGTGGTGCCGATGACACGGCTGCTGCCAAAATGGCCATCATGCGCGAGTGCGGCATCCACGTAGTGGACTCACCCGCCGAGATTGGCGACACGATGCTGCGCGTACTAGGCAACAAGTAG
- a CDS encoding response regulator: protein MPKKLRNVVLVDDNETTSFLNNRLLSRLDVADKVYTFSRAEQAYDFLWGNGTDRTSSMEPDAPQLVFVDLKMPGMDGFEFLEQYSQLPDDIKEKTVMAVLTTSMHSADTARVAKYEGVEYLAKPLTEEKMRKLLDKRFVTN, encoded by the coding sequence ATGCCTAAGAAACTGCGCAATGTGGTGCTGGTCGATGACAACGAAACGACTAGCTTCCTCAATAACCGTCTGCTCAGCCGCCTCGACGTGGCCGATAAGGTCTATACCTTTTCCCGCGCCGAGCAGGCCTACGACTTTCTCTGGGGCAATGGCACGGACCGGACCAGCTCAATGGAGCCCGACGCTCCGCAGCTGGTATTCGTGGACCTGAAGATGCCCGGTATGGACGGCTTCGAGTTCCTGGAACAGTACAGCCAGCTACCCGACGACATCAAGGAAAAGACGGTAATGGCCGTGCTGACGACTTCCATGCACTCGGCCGATACGGCCCGGGTGGCCAAGTACGAAGGCGTAGAATACCTAGCCAAGCCCCTGACCGAAGAAAAGATGCGGAAGCTGCTCGACAAGCGCTTCGTAACGAACTAA